One genomic region from Euzebya tangerina encodes:
- the dmpG gene encoding 4-hydroxy-2-oxovalerate aldolase — protein MNATAPAFRLTDSTLRDGSHAVSHQFTVDQVRTVVGALDRAGVPVIEVTHGDGMGGSSFNYGFSHTPETDLLKVAVETATTSKIAVLFVPGIGVKDDLREAADIGVSIARIATHCTEADISEQHIALTKELGMEAVGFLMMSHMTSPEDLAEQARMSADFGADCVYVVDSAGALTMDGFKRRVAAVKSVVDIDVGVHAHNNLSLAVGNSMAALEEGVDQIDGCTTGLGAGAGNCPTEVLVATCEKSGIATGVDPFAMMDAAEEAVRPIRPEMGVIDRDGLMLGYAGVYGSFLLHAKRASERYEVPTQDILLELGRRGMVGGQEDMIIDVALQLRRERDAGASGDAS, from the coding sequence ACCAGTTCACCGTCGACCAGGTCCGCACCGTGGTCGGTGCGCTGGACCGAGCGGGTGTCCCCGTCATCGAGGTCACCCACGGCGACGGGATGGGTGGGTCGTCGTTCAACTACGGCTTCTCCCACACGCCCGAGACCGACCTGCTGAAGGTGGCGGTCGAGACCGCCACCACCTCCAAGATCGCCGTGCTGTTCGTGCCCGGCATCGGCGTCAAGGACGATCTGCGCGAGGCCGCCGACATCGGCGTGTCGATCGCCCGGATCGCCACCCACTGCACCGAGGCGGACATCTCCGAGCAGCACATCGCGCTGACCAAGGAGCTCGGGATGGAGGCGGTGGGCTTCCTGATGATGAGCCACATGACCAGTCCGGAGGACCTGGCCGAGCAGGCCCGCATGTCGGCCGACTTCGGCGCCGACTGCGTGTACGTCGTCGACTCGGCCGGAGCGCTCACCATGGATGGCTTCAAGCGACGGGTCGCGGCCGTCAAGTCGGTCGTCGACATCGACGTCGGCGTCCACGCCCACAACAACCTCTCGCTGGCCGTGGGCAACTCGATGGCTGCGCTGGAGGAGGGGGTGGACCAGATCGACGGCTGCACGACCGGTCTGGGTGCTGGAGCCGGGAACTGCCCCACGGAGGTGCTGGTGGCGACCTGTGAGAAGTCGGGCATCGCCACGGGCGTCGACCCGTTCGCGATGATGGATGCGGCGGAGGAGGCGGTCCGACCGATCCGGCCGGAGATGGGCGTGATCGACCGGGACGGCCTCATGCTGGGGTACGCCGGCGTGTACGGCTCCTTCCTGCTGCACGCCAAGCGGGCGTCCGAGCGGTACGAGGTGCCGACCCAGGACATCCTGCTGGAGCTCGGCCGTCGTGGGATGGTCGGCGGGCAAGAGGACATGATCATCGACGTGGCGCTCCAGCTTCGGCGGGAACGAGATGCGGGTGCATCCGGGGATGCGTCGTGA
- a CDS encoding 2-keto-4-pentenoate hydratase, translating to MSDLPARLAEAIRTRTAIAPESPDLTIEQAYDLQDELLELLDRPVEAVKLGLTSVAKQQQMNVDEPAYGYLLEGSQIEVGTPLVRSELIQPRMEPEIAFRLGADLAGSSISASDVMAATESVMPAIDVLDSRYSGYSFTLPAVIADNISSGRYALGPAVAPGGIDLRLAGCVLEKNGQLVDTAAGAAVLDHPAAAVAWYVRSLHQRGTSVPAGTVILAGAMTAAIQVEPGDVVRATIDHLGSVEIRVA from the coding sequence GTGAGTGATCTTCCAGCCAGGTTGGCCGAGGCCATCCGCACGCGGACGGCGATCGCGCCCGAGTCGCCTGACCTCACGATCGAGCAGGCCTACGACCTGCAGGACGAACTCCTCGAGTTGCTGGACCGGCCCGTCGAGGCCGTCAAGCTGGGGCTGACCAGCGTCGCCAAGCAGCAGCAGATGAACGTGGACGAGCCGGCCTACGGCTATCTGCTGGAGGGCAGCCAGATCGAGGTCGGCACACCCCTGGTCCGGTCCGAGCTGATCCAGCCTCGGATGGAGCCGGAGATCGCCTTCCGACTAGGAGCCGACCTGGCCGGGTCGTCGATCTCGGCGAGCGACGTGATGGCCGCCACCGAGTCGGTCATGCCCGCCATCGACGTCCTCGACAGCCGCTACTCCGGCTACTCCTTCACACTGCCTGCGGTGATCGCGGACAACATCTCCTCGGGCCGGTACGCCCTGGGACCGGCCGTCGCGCCGGGCGGCATCGACCTGCGATTGGCCGGGTGTGTCCTCGAGAAGAACGGCCAGTTGGTGGACACCGCCGCGGGCGCCGCAGTGCTGGACCACCCCGCGGCTGCTGTGGCCTGGTACGTCCGCTCCCTCCACCAGCGGGGGACGTCGGTTCCGGCGGGCACGGTGATCCTGGCCGGCGCGATGACCGCCGCGATCCAGGTGGAGCCGGGCGACGTGGTCCGCGCGACGATCGACCACCTGGGCTCGGTCGAGATCCGCGTGGCCTGA
- a CDS encoding 2-keto-4-pentenoate hydratase encodes MAGGGVAEAAEELHRARVARRTVAPLSERWPDMTPADAYAVQAAGIQARLAEGETVIGGKLGFTSAAMRRAMGVDSPNYGWLTDAMLLGGPEVDVADHVSSRMIHPKVEPEIAVRLAADLEAPVTAAEVLAATESVMACLELVDSRFTGFRFGPLDNIADNSSAGAVVLGQPVPLGDINLRLIGVVVEVDGAVHHTAAGAAAHDDPAAAVAWMVNHCARPLAAGSLVISGGLTAPVTLVEPLPGGHDRGLTDGYAENPPIVHNHVPTVTAHFDRLGSVTVHAAVPHPTA; translated from the coding sequence ATGGCAGGCGGAGGCGTCGCCGAGGCTGCGGAGGAGCTGCACAGGGCCCGGGTCGCCCGACGGACCGTCGCACCGCTCAGCGAGCGGTGGCCCGACATGACCCCCGCCGACGCCTACGCCGTGCAGGCCGCCGGCATCCAGGCCCGACTGGCCGAGGGTGAGACCGTCATCGGCGGCAAGTTGGGCTTCACGTCCGCCGCCATGCGCCGGGCGATGGGCGTCGACAGCCCGAACTACGGCTGGCTTACCGACGCGATGCTCCTCGGCGGCCCGGAGGTGGACGTCGCCGACCACGTCTCGTCGCGGATGATCCACCCGAAGGTGGAGCCCGAGATCGCCGTCCGGCTCGCCGCCGACCTGGAGGCGCCGGTGACCGCAGCCGAGGTGCTCGCCGCCACCGAGTCGGTGATGGCCTGCCTGGAGCTCGTCGACTCCCGCTTCACCGGCTTCCGCTTCGGGCCTCTGGACAACATCGCCGACAACTCCTCCGCCGGTGCAGTGGTCCTCGGCCAACCGGTGCCGCTCGGCGACATCAACCTCCGCCTGATCGGTGTCGTGGTCGAGGTCGACGGAGCCGTCCACCACACCGCCGCTGGCGCCGCCGCCCACGACGACCCCGCCGCCGCGGTCGCCTGGATGGTCAACCACTGCGCGCGGCCGCTAGCCGCAGGCTCGCTCGTCATCTCCGGCGGCCTCACTGCCCCCGTCACCCTGGTCGAGCCGCTCCCTGGTGGACACGATCGGGGCCTAACCGACGGATACGCGGAGAATCCCCCGATCGTGCACAACCACGTGCCGACCGTGACCGCCCACTTCGACCGGCTGGGCTCCGTCACCGTCCATGCCGCCGTCCCCCACCCCACAGCCTGA
- a CDS encoding 2-hydroxymuconate tautomerase, translating into MPIVHINLMQGRPPERIQAMITAVSHAIADSIDAPLETVRVLVNEMEDHQYGVGGKPIAQVKAERAAAARQHAADG; encoded by the coding sequence GTGCCCATCGTCCACATCAACCTCATGCAGGGCCGACCACCCGAGCGGATCCAGGCCATGATCACCGCCGTCTCCCACGCCATCGCCGACTCGATCGATGCGCCCCTCGAGACGGTGCGGGTCCTGGTCAACGAGATGGAGGACCACCAGTACGGCGTCGGCGGCAAGCCGATCGCCCAGGTCAAGGCCGAACGCGCCGCCGCCGCACGCCAGCATGCGGCTGACGGATGA
- a CDS encoding Rieske (2Fe-2S) protein, with product MKVDLGHIDDLPDDHCIAVADGRAIAIRTAEGPVVFPNRCLHQNSPLADGRVFDGKLTCPLHFWRYHLPSGAHVGGRGSLERYRVQVHDGQVSVDLPEPEPEMGMRERLLAHAREWERDR from the coding sequence ATGAAGGTCGACTTGGGGCACATCGACGACCTACCCGACGACCACTGCATCGCCGTCGCCGACGGGCGGGCCATCGCCATCCGGACGGCCGAGGGGCCGGTCGTCTTCCCCAACCGCTGCCTGCACCAGAACTCCCCACTGGCCGACGGGCGGGTCTTCGACGGGAAGCTGACCTGCCCGCTCCACTTCTGGCGCTACCACCTGCCCAGTGGTGCCCACGTGGGAGGCCGTGGGAGCCTCGAGCGGTACCGGGTGCAGGTCCACGACGGCCAGGTGTCGGTCGACCTCCCCGAGCCCGAACCCGAGATGGGCATGCGTGAGCGCCTCCTGGCCCACGCCCGGGAGTGGGAGCGGGACCGATGA
- a CDS encoding SDR family oxidoreductase, giving the protein MSASWPTPGSGSGTDEHDDRGGSDLDGAAMTETAVVVGATGSVGSALTNRLVQRGLRVVAVARDTAQLEALASRCDGPGTVTTCPADIGRNVAMDAIRECLDGRVRLAVLAAGLPVRGSVESIDPDLMAVGAQVKMAGVIRLLQAVVEHMGPGSRFAAIAGTLGIEPGRDEAGPGGINAGLINLMKQIANNHGRDGITVHTLAPGPMDTPRLRRIAETIASERGVPVDAVWAEYEGKVSLGRLPRVDEVVWAVEMLLAPEADILHGTVLHLDAGGLRSPT; this is encoded by the coding sequence GTGAGCGCCTCCTGGCCCACGCCCGGGAGTGGGAGCGGGACCGATGAGCACGACGATCGCGGGGGCAGCGATCTCGATGGGGCCGCCATGACCGAGACGGCGGTCGTGGTGGGCGCAACCGGTTCCGTCGGCTCGGCCCTGACCAACCGACTGGTCCAGCGTGGCCTGCGAGTGGTCGCCGTCGCCAGGGACACGGCGCAGTTGGAGGCGTTGGCCTCACGCTGTGACGGCCCGGGCACCGTCACCACCTGTCCTGCCGACATCGGCCGCAACGTGGCGATGGACGCCATCCGCGAGTGCCTCGACGGACGGGTGCGACTGGCGGTGCTGGCAGCCGGCCTCCCCGTCCGGGGCTCGGTCGAGTCGATCGATCCCGATCTGATGGCCGTCGGGGCGCAGGTGAAGATGGCTGGTGTCATCCGCCTCCTCCAGGCGGTGGTCGAGCACATGGGGCCTGGCTCACGGTTCGCAGCGATCGCCGGCACGCTCGGCATCGAGCCGGGCCGCGACGAGGCCGGTCCCGGCGGGATCAACGCCGGTCTCATCAACCTCATGAAGCAGATCGCCAACAACCACGGTCGTGACGGCATCACCGTCCACACGCTGGCGCCGGGCCCGATGGACACGCCGCGTCTGCGCCGAATCGCTGAGACCATCGCCAGCGAGCGTGGGGTACCGGTCGACGCCGTGTGGGCCGAGTACGAGGGCAAGGTGTCCCTCGGCCGACTGCCGCGAGTGGACGAGGTGGTCTGGGCGGTTGAGATGCTCCTGGCGCCCGAGGCAGACATCCTCCACGGGACCGTGCTCCATCTCGACGCCGGCGGGCTCAGGTCACCGACCTGA
- a CDS encoding putative bifunctional diguanylate cyclase/phosphodiesterase produces MSRRMRDSLSVTSRPELGSAELREILDRQPELIVRYDVTTGRIRFSNKTYATAFRSTPSALEGTDIMDLFAPHERDEVRAWWSGFTPDEPVRAHDTLVETVLGEPRWHRWTDTAIFDDEGRLLEIQAVGRDLTDANQLSDEVHRSEARFRLAFDHAPIGMALVDSTNHIRRTNDAFRKLLGCQAERIIGRDAGDFISDLSKLTTTDTPIETVLRSPSGFKRWCWVSVAHSAEGDRLLQIVDVHDRKTAQDRLAELVGSDPVTGLINRRGLRARLSRAVTKAHEERQLVGVAFLDLDGFKLINDSLGHGVGDDLLRSVADRIRDTVRPEDTAARFGGDEFIVVLTGLRTRQDAVDAANRLRQALASPHRVRGGELTVGASIGLAVAENPRQSPKDLLRAADAAMYQAKAAGTGEIVLSDHRMAATLDAQIDLRGDLEAAAHDDTMRLHYQPLVDAAGDIVAAEALLRWERPGVGPVAPNVFLPMLERSGLMASVGQQQLRRGCREIVELSTRVGRPLDLWFNVGLREVVAPNFAANVRAALDAADMSAERLCLELTEWSDLRDRSHALTVLAELRELGVRIALDDFGTGYASMDLLRDGPLACLKIDRGFTAALADDGPCRERALVAAMIEMARALDMQVVAEGVETESQLRRCLEMGVGLLQGWHLGRPVAPADWQV; encoded by the coding sequence ATGAGTAGGAGGATGCGGGACTCCCTGTCAGTGACGTCGCGGCCCGAGCTGGGCTCCGCGGAGTTGCGCGAGATCCTCGACCGGCAGCCGGAGCTGATCGTCCGGTACGACGTCACGACCGGCAGGATCCGTTTCTCGAACAAGACCTACGCCACGGCCTTCCGGTCGACGCCCTCGGCACTCGAGGGCACCGACATCATGGACCTGTTCGCGCCGCACGAACGAGACGAGGTCAGGGCCTGGTGGTCGGGCTTCACACCGGACGAGCCCGTTCGTGCCCACGACACCCTGGTCGAGACGGTGCTCGGAGAACCGCGTTGGCACCGTTGGACCGACACGGCCATCTTCGACGACGAGGGTCGCCTGCTGGAGATCCAGGCGGTGGGGCGGGACCTGACCGACGCCAACCAGCTGAGTGACGAGGTCCACCGCAGCGAGGCCCGCTTTCGCCTGGCGTTCGATCACGCCCCGATCGGCATGGCCCTGGTCGACTCGACCAACCACATCCGCCGCACCAACGACGCCTTCCGCAAGCTGCTCGGTTGCCAGGCCGAACGCATCATCGGCCGGGACGCCGGCGACTTCATCAGCGACCTCTCGAAGCTCACCACCACCGACACGCCCATCGAGACCGTCCTGCGGTCGCCGAGCGGCTTCAAGCGCTGGTGCTGGGTGTCCGTGGCCCACAGCGCAGAGGGTGACCGGCTGCTGCAGATCGTCGACGTCCACGATCGGAAGACCGCCCAGGACCGCCTGGCCGAGCTGGTCGGCTCGGACCCCGTCACCGGCCTCATCAACCGACGGGGGCTGCGGGCTCGCCTCAGCCGAGCCGTGACCAAGGCGCACGAGGAGCGCCAGTTGGTCGGGGTTGCGTTCTTGGATCTGGACGGCTTCAAGCTCATCAACGATTCCCTCGGCCACGGCGTCGGGGACGACCTGCTGCGATCCGTGGCGGATCGGATCCGCGACACGGTCCGACCGGAGGACACGGCCGCGCGCTTCGGCGGAGACGAGTTCATCGTGGTGCTGACGGGGCTCCGGACGCGACAGGACGCGGTCGACGCCGCCAACCGGTTGCGTCAGGCCCTCGCCTCCCCGCACCGCGTCCGCGGCGGCGAGTTGACGGTTGGCGCCTCCATCGGTCTGGCCGTAGCCGAGAACCCGCGGCAGAGCCCCAAGGATCTGCTGCGCGCCGCAGATGCGGCCATGTATCAGGCGAAGGCCGCCGGAACCGGCGAGATCGTCCTCAGCGACCACCGGATGGCCGCCACACTGGACGCCCAGATCGACCTCCGTGGGGATCTTGAGGCTGCGGCACACGACGACACGATGCGGCTGCACTACCAGCCGTTGGTCGACGCCGCCGGCGACATCGTGGCTGCCGAGGCCCTGTTGCGCTGGGAGCGGCCCGGGGTGGGTCCGGTCGCACCGAACGTCTTCCTGCCGATGTTGGAGCGCAGCGGATTGATGGCCAGCGTCGGCCAGCAGCAGCTCCGTCGCGGCTGCCGTGAGATCGTCGAGCTGTCCACACGCGTCGGTCGTCCCCTGGACCTGTGGTTCAACGTCGGACTACGCGAAGTGGTCGCCCCGAACTTCGCCGCCAACGTGCGTGCCGCGCTCGACGCGGCCGACATGAGCGCCGAGCGGCTGTGCCTCGAGCTCACGGAGTGGAGTGACCTCCGCGACCGGTCTCACGCCCTGACCGTCCTGGCTGAACTGCGGGAACTCGGGGTTCGCATCGCACTGGACGACTTCGGCACCGGCTACGCCTCCATGGACCTGCTGCGCGACGGCCCGCTCGCCTGCCTGAAGATCGATCGCGGGTTCACCGCTGCGCTCGCGGACGACGGCCCTTGTCGAGAGCGGGCGCTCGTGGCCGCCATGATCGAGATGGCCCGAGCCCTCGACATGCAGGTGGTCGCCGAGGGGGTGGAGACCGAGTCCCAACTCCGGCGCTGCCTCGAGATGGGTGTCGGACTCCTGCAGGGCTGGCACCTCGGCCGACCGGTCGCGCCAGCTGACTGGCAGGTCTGA
- a CDS encoding glycerol-3-phosphate 1-O-acyltransferase, translating to MQPSNALVLADVTTTTEWELVETWAQNAYPGQPVVRLDSLADHMLEPSVTVQPVRVTWLPNERASGDRLSAGELLLLAQPRRPWHPIQQVLTKVRPSAAQVTAAESATGAELAARYADRYGDSEGHSLSAFVRRQAVVSLDRAERVTFGSAYKVPKLIAEQILDKPSFKASMEELSVRLAQNLSVVIADAKEALHELIAVQSPVAIELWRTILKPMHSHAWDVDADATALADLRERNKSDSLIFLPSHRSYVDPLIIADVLLEHDLPRNHTLGGDNLSFWPFGPIGKRAGIVFIRRSFGGDEVYKTVVRHYLAHLMAKRFNLEWFMEGGRTRTGKLRQPKYGILRYLVDGLAIEPHVDPIIVPVSVVYEQLHEVSTMAQEELGGAKQPEGLAWAIKYLRAQQSHLGRVAVRFGEPLPLRQALEEAGDGGNQLQKVAFRVATRINAVTPATSTSLVTLVLLGERDRALTTEQIGHRVGHLLDYLDAKNVERPRDDLRHVSGIQATLNRLEEAGVVEVYTGGTTPVWSVRPDRHHTAAFYRNGALHHLLNRAISEMTLVYVAGLPEGTDHLEEGWREMLRIRDLLKFEFYFSDKADFREEMQFEANLMAPKWLGDDLMAGQAGRALDRLIHGDDGDNAPVITGPLVADHVLRSFLDAQLVAAEVLTAVGAGTTVSPATLVTECLRLGQQMVRQRRIHGVESVSRELFSGCSNLAANRDLLAAGPDVHDRREAWKHEVAQLINRLNAIRELESQAGHDTIRTVVPTSA from the coding sequence ATGCAGCCATCGAACGCACTGGTCTTGGCGGATGTGACCACGACCACCGAGTGGGAACTGGTCGAGACGTGGGCCCAGAACGCCTATCCCGGGCAGCCGGTCGTCAGGCTGGACAGTCTGGCCGATCACATGTTGGAGCCGTCGGTGACCGTCCAGCCGGTGCGGGTCACCTGGCTACCGAATGAGCGGGCCAGCGGCGACCGCCTCTCCGCCGGTGAGCTGCTGCTGCTCGCACAGCCCCGACGGCCGTGGCACCCGATCCAGCAGGTGCTGACCAAGGTCCGGCCGAGCGCCGCCCAGGTGACTGCCGCGGAGTCGGCCACAGGAGCGGAGCTGGCAGCGCGCTACGCCGATCGGTATGGGGACTCGGAGGGGCACAGCCTGAGCGCCTTCGTTCGTCGCCAAGCGGTCGTCTCCCTCGATCGTGCCGAGCGCGTCACCTTCGGCAGCGCCTACAAGGTCCCGAAGCTGATCGCCGAACAGATCCTCGACAAGCCCAGCTTCAAGGCCAGCATGGAAGAGCTGAGCGTCCGGCTGGCGCAGAACCTCAGCGTCGTGATCGCCGACGCCAAGGAGGCCCTGCACGAACTCATCGCCGTCCAATCTCCGGTAGCGATCGAGCTGTGGCGCACCATCCTCAAGCCGATGCACTCCCACGCGTGGGATGTCGACGCGGATGCGACGGCCCTGGCAGATCTCCGGGAGCGCAACAAGTCCGACTCGCTGATCTTCCTGCCCTCACACCGCAGCTACGTCGACCCGTTGATCATCGCCGACGTCCTGCTCGAGCACGACCTCCCGCGCAACCACACCTTGGGTGGCGACAACCTCTCGTTCTGGCCGTTCGGGCCGATCGGCAAGCGTGCCGGCATCGTCTTCATCCGCCGCAGCTTCGGCGGTGATGAGGTCTACAAGACCGTCGTCCGGCACTACCTGGCCCACCTCATGGCCAAGCGGTTCAACCTGGAGTGGTTCATGGAGGGCGGCCGCACCCGAACCGGCAAGCTCCGCCAACCCAAGTACGGAATCCTTCGCTACCTGGTCGACGGCCTCGCCATCGAGCCACACGTCGATCCCATCATCGTGCCGGTCTCCGTGGTCTACGAGCAGCTGCACGAGGTGTCCACCATGGCTCAGGAGGAGCTGGGCGGCGCCAAACAGCCGGAGGGACTGGCCTGGGCGATCAAGTACCTGCGAGCCCAGCAGAGCCACCTTGGCCGCGTCGCCGTCCGCTTCGGCGAGCCGCTGCCGCTGCGCCAGGCCCTCGAGGAAGCCGGGGACGGCGGCAACCAGCTGCAGAAGGTGGCGTTCAGGGTCGCCACCCGCATCAACGCGGTGACGCCGGCCACATCGACGTCGCTGGTCACGCTCGTGCTGCTCGGCGAGCGGGATCGCGCGCTGACGACCGAACAGATCGGGCACCGCGTGGGACATCTGCTCGACTACCTCGACGCCAAGAACGTCGAGCGCCCGCGCGATGATCTGCGGCATGTCAGCGGCATCCAGGCCACCCTGAACCGGCTGGAGGAGGCCGGCGTCGTCGAGGTCTACACCGGGGGGACCACTCCGGTCTGGTCCGTCAGGCCCGACCGTCACCACACGGCGGCCTTCTACCGCAACGGTGCGCTGCACCATCTGCTCAACCGCGCCATCAGCGAGATGACGCTGGTGTACGTCGCCGGTCTGCCGGAGGGAACGGACCACCTGGAGGAGGGCTGGCGGGAGATGCTGCGAATCCGGGACCTGCTCAAGTTCGAGTTCTACTTCTCGGACAAGGCCGACTTCCGTGAGGAGATGCAGTTCGAGGCCAATCTGATGGCGCCCAAGTGGCTGGGCGATGACCTGATGGCGGGGCAGGCAGGCCGGGCGCTCGACCGCTTGATCCACGGCGATGACGGCGACAACGCGCCGGTGATCACCGGTCCCTTGGTGGCCGACCACGTGCTGCGGTCCTTCCTCGATGCCCAACTGGTGGCGGCAGAGGTCCTGACCGCAGTCGGGGCCGGTACCACGGTCTCGCCGGCGACGCTGGTGACGGAGTGCCTGCGACTGGGCCAGCAGATGGTTCGGCAGCGTCGGATCCACGGTGTGGAGTCCGTTTCCCGTGAGCTCTTCAGCGGCTGCTCGAACCTGGCCGCCAACCGCGACCTGCTGGCTGCAGGCCCGGATGTCCACGACCGCCGCGAGGCGTGGAAGCACGAGGTGGCCCAGCTGATCAACCGCCTGAACGCCATACGTGAGCTCGAGTCCCAGGCCGGGCACGACACCATACGAACGGTCGTGCCGACCAGCGCGTGA
- a CDS encoding HAD-IB family hydrolase, with product MSTPLADIVATIRAAPDGPRVAAVFDYDGTLIDGFSGLSYIRERIKRLQLRPSEAAKIAEAAIRGVRTPEEFSDFLNWSLGAFEGQAVEALSKTGQEIFDGDIASRLRPETWALLELHRLRGHTLILASSGTSLQLEAIAKAADISHVVATQLENVDGRYTGAVSGQAPWGPHKASQVAALAETLDVDLAQSFAYSDGDEDIPLLTSVGHPTAVNPRPRMRKEATAQGWPIIHGQSVGGTVPLTAPARTAAMLYGVAGGTALSGPVGLLKRSARAFIDSSIGLASDLGLTLGGVDIEVVAGEHHLEEARPCVFIFNHRSNLDGLVLMNLLRKDVTAIAKAELKQIPGVGQLFGMSGVAFIDRSDSRQAREAIQPVLEMVRDEGLSLALAPEGTRWRTPGMGPFKKGAFHIAAQAGVPVVPVVMAGCGERLPPGTALVRPGTVRVQVLEPIDVSSWERKHLGDNVTAVREEMLLTLIDLIAG from the coding sequence ATGTCCACTCCGCTCGCTGACATCGTCGCGACCATCAGAGCGGCCCCCGACGGGCCACGGGTCGCTGCGGTGTTCGACTATGACGGCACCCTGATCGACGGGTTCAGCGGCCTCTCCTACATCCGTGAACGCATCAAGCGACTGCAGCTGCGCCCGAGCGAAGCCGCCAAGATCGCCGAGGCAGCCATTCGCGGGGTTCGCACGCCCGAGGAGTTCTCGGACTTCCTCAACTGGTCGCTGGGTGCCTTCGAGGGACAGGCGGTGGAGGCACTGTCCAAGACCGGTCAGGAGATCTTCGATGGAGACATCGCTTCTCGGCTGCGCCCTGAGACGTGGGCGTTGCTGGAGCTCCACCGTCTGAGGGGCCACACGCTGATCCTGGCCTCCTCTGGCACCTCGCTGCAACTGGAGGCGATCGCCAAGGCTGCCGACATCAGCCACGTCGTCGCGACACAGCTGGAGAACGTCGATGGGCGGTACACGGGAGCGGTGTCGGGCCAGGCCCCCTGGGGGCCCCACAAGGCCTCGCAGGTTGCGGCTCTGGCGGAGACCCTCGACGTCGACCTGGCGCAGTCCTTCGCCTACAGCGACGGCGACGAGGACATTCCTCTGCTCACCTCGGTGGGACACCCCACGGCCGTCAACCCGCGTCCGAGGATGCGCAAGGAGGCCACGGCGCAGGGGTGGCCGATCATCCACGGCCAGTCGGTTGGCGGCACGGTGCCGCTCACGGCGCCCGCCCGGACCGCGGCGATGCTCTACGGCGTCGCGGGCGGCACGGCGCTGTCCGGCCCGGTCGGTCTGCTGAAGCGCTCAGCGCGAGCGTTCATCGACTCGAGCATCGGCCTGGCCTCGGACCTCGGCCTGACGCTCGGCGGTGTCGACATCGAGGTCGTCGCTGGCGAGCACCACCTCGAGGAGGCCCGACCGTGCGTGTTCATCTTCAACCATCGCTCCAACCTGGACGGGCTGGTGCTGATGAACCTGCTGCGCAAAGACGTGACGGCCATCGCCAAGGCCGAGCTGAAGCAGATTCCCGGCGTGGGTCAGCTGTTCGGCATGTCGGGCGTCGCCTTCATCGACCGGAGCGACTCCCGGCAGGCTCGCGAGGCGATCCAACCGGTCCTCGAGATGGTGCGTGACGAGGGCCTCAGCCTGGCGCTGGCCCCCGAGGGGACGCGGTGGCGGACGCCCGGGATGGGTCCGTTCAAGAAGGGGGCGTTCCACATCGCCGCGCAGGCGGGAGTTCCGGTCGTCCCCGTCGTGATGGCCGGATGTGGGGAGCGACTCCCGCCCGGCACGGCCCTGGTCAGGCCTGGCACCGTCCGCGTTCAGGTTCTGGAACCGATCGACGTCAGCAGTTGGGAGCGCAAGCACCTCGGCGACAACGTCACCGCCGTTCGTGAGGAGATGCTGCTCACGCTGATCGACCTGATCGCAGGCTGA